TTTTGCGTTCGGGGCGAATGACAAAGACCTGCCCGCGCTTGTTCTTGATGCGCAATTGTCCCTGCTTGGCGGCTCGCTCAAGAATTGCGTCAAGCGTCGGACGCGTTCGTGTACGAGTTCGGATGGTCATTCGGCAACCTCCATCACTTGAATTCGCTTTTGCCGCGCATGCGTCAGCAACGCGCGATCCAAAGAAATTAACGGGCTGGCAAACTTGATCGCGCACTGGAGCAGATATGCATCGTACGCGTAAATTCCCAACTCGTCTGCAATCTTGAGCGATTCTCGAATATCAACATCAACAAAATTGATCGAAATGCTTTGGTAGATCTCGATTGCTTTCTGCGCCTGCGCCAACGTTATCCGTTTTCGCTTGAGCATTGCCGAAAACGCATTTCCAATTTCCCAATGAATCGAATTGGGCGCAATCAAATCCGCACCTTGCGTCATGCGAATCAACACGTCTTTTTCAGATTCATTTGCAATCACCGCGACAATAACCGATGCGTCAACGACAATATTCATAAGTTGCTCCTGGACTCCCTATCCCCGCGCCGCCGCGACCGCTTTCTGCGCGCCTTCCTCGAGCGTCTCTGCCGTGATCATGTTCGCGCTCGCGAGAATCTTGCGCCCCTCTTCCGCGTTCGTCCCGACGATGCGCGCGACCATCGGCACGTTTGTCTTGATCGCCCGCAAGCCGTCCACAATTCCGCGCGCAACTTCGTCGCCGCGCGTGATGCCGCCGAAAATGTTGAACAGCACCGCTTTGACGTTCGGATCGGAGAGAATGATTTCGAGCGCGGCTTGCACCTTGTCCGCTTTCGCGCCGCCCCCGATATCGAGAAAGTTCGCCGGCTCGCCGCCGTAAAACTTGATGACGTCCATCGTCGCCATCGCGAGACCCGCGCCGTTTACCATACACCCGATCGTTCCATCGAGTTTGACGTACGACAATCCCGCTTTGCGCGCGCGCATCTCTGCCGACGTTTCCTCGTCCACATCGCGCAATTGTTCGAGATCAGGATGACGATAGAGCGCGTTGTCGTCGAGGACGATTTTTCCATCCGCCGCGATCAATTTGCCTTCACCAGTCACGACGAGTGGATTAATTTCCGCGAGCGATGCGTCCACATCCACGAACGCGCGATACAACCCGGTCGCAATCGCGACGAATTCGCGCAGGTTCGCTTTGTCAATGCCGATCGCGAACGCGAGATCGCGCGCCTCAAAGTCTTGCAAACCGAACGCGGGATCAATGCTCACGCGCACGATTTTCTCCGGCGTCGTTCGCGCCACCTCTTCGATCTCGACGCCGCCCGCCGCCGAACCCATCACCGTCGCGCGCTTGGTCGCGCGATCAATCACGACGCCCAAATAAATTTCGCGCGCGATGTTGATCGCTTCGTCCACGAGCACCTTGCGGACCGGCAAGCCCTTGATCGTCATCGCGAGAATGTGGTCCGCGATTATTTCGGCTTCGTTCGGCGTCGCCGCGACCTTGATGCCGCCGGCTTTGCCGCGTCCGCCGACGAGCACTTGCGATTTGATCACAACCTTTTTGCCGAGTTGCGCCGCCGCTTGGCGCGCTTCTTCCGCGTTCGCGACGACGGTACCTTTCGGAATCGGAATTCCGTGCTTGGCAAAGATCGCTTTCGATTGATATTCGTGAAGTTTCACCAATGCCTCCGGTCAGTTATGGGTTCAAATCAAAATCGAATGAAGGTCCTACCGTTTGAATCGTTCGTCGTCCGCGAGCATTCGCTGCAGACCATCTTCCAACGACACGCGTGGTTTCCACTTGAGCAACTCGTTCGCCAGTTGAATGTCGGCAACCAGGCGCGACACGCCGCTTTCCTCTTCCGCGTTGACCAGGCGATGCGCTTCGCGTCCCGCCGCGCGCTCGATGCGATCCACCAATTGCGCGATGCTCACTTCTTGCCCGCTGCCGATATTGATAATCGCGCGATTCACGCGTTCTGCGGTCGCCGCGTGGGCGAGCGCGCTGACCACATCCGCGATGTACACAAAATCGCGCGTCTGCTTGCCTTGCCCGAACACGACGACCGAGCCGCCGGCGCAAACTTGCTTCAGAAATCGTGGAATGACCGGCGCGTGCGAAGGTGGCAGAGGTTGGCGCGGACCGAACGCGTTAAAGATGCGCAACGCGACCGTTTCGATTTTCCACAACGCGCCAATCGAATGCAAATAGTACTCGGCGGCAAGCTTGCTCACCGCGTACGGCGTATCGGGGTGCATCAACGCGTCTTCGCGCACTGGCTGTTGATCTTGTTTGCCATACGCCGCGCCCGACGACGTGAGGATGACGCGCTTGACGCCGGCATCGCGCACGGCGGTCATCAACGCGACCGTGCCGCCCACGTTCACCGCATTGTAATCTACCGGATACAACACCGATTCCGGCACGCTCACACGCGCGGCGAGATGGTACAC
This genomic interval from Chloroflexota bacterium contains the following:
- the sucC gene encoding ADP-forming succinate--CoA ligase subunit beta, producing MKLHEYQSKAIFAKHGIPIPKGTVVANAEEARQAAAQLGKKVVIKSQVLVGGRGKAGGIKVAATPNEAEIIADHILAMTIKGLPVRKVLVDEAINIAREIYLGVVIDRATKRATVMGSAAGGVEIEEVARTTPEKIVRVSIDPAFGLQDFEARDLAFAIGIDKANLREFVAIATGLYRAFVDVDASLAEINPLVVTGEGKLIAADGKIVLDDNALYRHPDLEQLRDVDEETSAEMRARKAGLSYVKLDGTIGCMVNGAGLAMATMDVIKFYGGEPANFLDIGGGAKADKVQAALEIILSDPNVKAVLFNIFGGITRGDEVARGIVDGLRAIKTNVPMVARIVGTNAEEGRKILASANMITAETLEEGAQKAVAAARG
- a CDS encoding type II toxin-antitoxin system Phd/YefM family antitoxin codes for the protein MTIRTRTRTRPTLDAILERAAKQGQLRIKNKRGQVFVIRPERKTKSPLDVKGVDLKMTGDEIVQFIHEGRRSVSR
- a CDS encoding NAD-dependent epimerase/dehydratase family protein — translated: MRFLITGGAGFLGTALANHLISIGHQVRVLDDLSAGDPNQLDERVLFTRGDVRDVPKLWTLLKGTDCVYHLAARVSVPESVLYPVDYNAVNVGGTVALMTAVRDAGVKRVILTSSGAAYGKQDQQPVREDALMHPDTPYAVSKLAAEYYLHSIGALWKIETVALRIFNAFGPRQPLPPSHAPVIPRFLKQVCAGGSVVVFGQGKQTRDFVYIADVVSALAHAATAERVNRAIINIGSGQEVSIAQLVDRIERAAGREAHRLVNAEEESGVSRLVADIQLANELLKWKPRVSLEDGLQRMLADDERFKR
- a CDS encoding type II toxin-antitoxin system VapC family toxin, whose protein sequence is MNIVVDASVIVAVIANESEKDVLIRMTQGADLIAPNSIHWEIGNAFSAMLKRKRITLAQAQKAIEIYQSISINFVDVDIRESLKIADELGIYAYDAYLLQCAIKFASPLISLDRALLTHARQKRIQVMEVAE